CAGGCAGCATGACCCGCACCGTGATCGTGAGGCATCCGCAATGACCATGCCAACCTATGCAGAGATCAATGTGGGCGATCAGCTGCCGCCCCTCACCACCAAGGAAATCACCCGCACCACGCTGGCGTTGTTTGCCGGCGCCTCGGGCGATCACAACCCGATCCATATCGACATCGACTTCGCCAAACGCGCAGGAATGCCGGACGTCTTTGCCCATGGCATGCTGAACATGGCCTATTTGGGGCGCCTGCTGACGGGATGGGTGCCGCAATCGGCCTTGCGCGAATTCACCACCCGGTTCGTGGCGATCACTCAGGTTCACGCGGTGATCACCTGCACCGGCAAGGTGGTGGAGAAACGCGACGGCAATCTGGTGGCGCTTGAGATTGAGGCCGCCGATCAGAACGGTGAGGTCAAACTGTCCGGGACCGCCCTGATTGAGCTGCCATAACGACAAAGGACACTGAAGAGATGAGCAAACTTGCAGGCAAGACCGCCTATGTCACTGGCGCCGGACGCGGTATCGGCCGTTCCATCGCGCTGAAACTGGCCGAGGACGGCGCCAATGTGGTGCTGAACGATCTGGACGCGGAACCCGCAAACGCCGTCGTTGCCGAAATCGAAGCGATGGGCCGCAAGGCGCTGGCCATTCCCGGATCAGTCACGGCGGCAGGCTTTGCCGATGATTTTATCCAGGCCGGGATCGACAAGTTCGGCAGCATCGACATCATCGTCAACAATGCCGGCTACACCTGGGACAGCTTCATCGGCAAGATGAGCGACGAACAGTTCGATGCCATGATCGACGTGCATCTGAAGGCGCCCTTCCAGATCCTGCGCGCGGCGTCGCCCTTTATCACGCAAGCCGCAGCAGCCGAGGCTGCCGAGGGCCGCGAGGTCTTCCGCAAGGTGGTAAATATCTCGTCGATTTCGGGCACCGGTGGCAATCCCGGACAGGCGAACTATTCCGCCGCGAAATCCGGCGTCATCGGCCTGACCAAGACGATGGCCAAGGAATGGGGCCGCTTCAAGGTCAACGTCAACGCGGTGGCCTTTGGCATGATCTCCACCCGCCTGACCGAGGCCACGGACGAAAAGAAATCGATCGAGGTCGAGGGCAACAAGATCGGCATCGGCATCCCCAAGAAACTGGTGCAGGGCATGGAGATGATGATCCCCGTGGGCCGTGCGGGTACGCCCGAAGAGGCCGCCGGCGGCGTCTACCTCTTCTGCATCCCCGAAAGCAACTACGTCTCGGGCCAGACCCTGATCGTGGGCGGTGGCCTGTCCGGCACCTGACCCACGCGACATTCAGAAACAGCGCACTGGCCCGCCCCACACCGGGGCGGGTGTTACTACGGGAGACGACATAAATGCTGGAAGGCACCCGCATCATTGAGGTCGAAGGCCTCGGCCCCGGCCCATTCGCGGCGATGACATTGGCCGACATGGGCGCCGATGTGATCTGCATCCACCGCAAAGGCGGCGGTGTCACCCCCGGCATGCCGGAGCGTTCGGTACTGGACCGCGGCAAGCGATCGATCGAGCTGGATCTGAAGGCCCCCGAAGACATCAAGACCTTCATGGCGCTGGTGGAAAGTGCCGACGGTCTGATCGAAGGCTTCCGCCCCGGCGTGATGGAAAAACTCGGCATCGGCCCCGAGGCCTGCCATGCGGTGAACCCGGCCCTCGTCTTTGGCCGCATGACCGGCTGGGGCCAGGACAGTACCCTGTCCCATGCAGCGGGGCATGACCTCAACTACATCTCCCTGTCTGGCGCGCTTTGGTACGGGTCAAATCCCGGCGATTCACCGCTGACACCAGCCACGCTAGTCGGCGATATCGGCGGCGGCGCCATGTATCTGGTGGCGGGTATGCTGGCCGGAATCCTGCGCGCCTGCACCAGCGGCGAAGGCTGCGTCGTCGATGCGGCGATCTATGACGGCTCGGCCCATATGATGAACCTCCTGATGAGCATCCGTCAGGCCGGGAACTTTGGCGATGCGCGCGGGCAGAACCTGCTTGATGGCCCGCACTGGAGCCGCACCTACGCCTGCGCCGATGGTGGTTTCATGTCGGTGCAATGTCTTGAGCCGAAGTTTTACGTCCAGTTCCTGTCATTGCTGGATCTTGCGGAGGATGCCGATTTCCAGCGTCAGTTTGACAAATCACTCTGGCCCGCGCTGACCGGGCGTCTGGCCGGGATCTTTGCCAGCCAGCCCCGCGATCACTGGGCAGGTATTTTTGAGGGCACCGATGCCTGCGTCGCGCCTGTCCTCAGCCCCGGCGAGGCGCTGACCCATCCTATGAACACCCGCGGCACCTGGGTGGAGGCACATGGCGCGCTTCAGGCCGCCCCTGCCCCGCGGTTCTCGGACGCAGCCGACTGGACCCCGCCTGCCAGCCCGGCACGGGGACAACACGCAGATGAAATTCTGGCCGAGCTTGGCCGAAAGAAGGATTGACCCCATGACAGCGCATAGCTCCCCCTGGATGACGGACGAACTGGCGATGCTGCAGGACAGCTGCCGCAGTTTTTTCACCGCCGAGATGACCCCGCACGAGGAACGCTGGCAGAAGCAGGGCCATATCGACCGGGAGTTCTGGAACAAGGCCGGGGAATTCGGCCTCCTCTGCGCATCGGTCCCCGAGGAATACGGCGGCATGGGCGGCGATTTCCGGCACGAGGCGGTAATCACCACCGAACAGTTCCGCGCCGCCGGGTTTTCCGGCTTTGGCAATTCCGTCCATAGCCAGATCTGCGCGGGATATATCCTTGATTATGGCACCGAAGATCAGAAACAGCGCTGGCTGCCCAAGATGGCCAGCGGCGAAATGGTCTGCGCCATCGCCATGACCGAACCCGGCACCGGGTCGGACCTGCAGAACATCAAGACAAACGCCCTGCGCGACGGCAACGATTACGTGCTGAACGGCTCCAAAACCTTCATCACCAATGGTCAGCAGGCGGATCTGATCATCGTTGTCTGCAAAACCGATACCACGCAGGGCGCCAAGGGGATCTCGCTTCTGGTGGTGGAAACCGAGGGCGCCGAAGGATTTGCACGGGGTCGCAACCTCGAGAAACTGGGCCTCAAGAGTCAGGACACATCAGAGCTGTTCTTTGACGAGGTGCGCGTGCCGCCCGAGAACCTTCTTGGCGGGATCGAGGGACAGGGGTTCTATCAGTTAATGAAGGCGCTGCCGCAGGAACGGTTGGTGATCGCGCTTGGCGCCGCCGCCGTGATCGAGAAGGCGCTGGAGGATACCATCGCCTATACCTCAGAGCGGCGTGCCTTTGGTCAGGCGCTGATCGAGATGCAGAACACCCGATTCAAGCTGGCCGAGGCCAAGACCATCGCCCATATCGCCCGCGTGTTCCTGGATGACTGCGTCGCCAAGCACCTGCGCGGAGAGCTGGACGCCGCCACCGCGTCAATGGCGAAATGGTGGGTCACCCAGATGCAATGCGATGTGGTTGACGAATGCCTGCAGCTGCACGGCGGCTACGGCTACATGCTGGAGTACCCAATCGCCAATATGTACGCCGATGCCCGTGTGCAAAAGATCTACGGCGGGTCGAACGAGATCATGAAAGAGCTGATTGCCCGCACCCTGACCGAATAAGGCCGAACGGCGCGGCTCAGCCGTCCTTCTGGGCGGCTGCGGCCTTCTTCATGCGGGCCAGCAACTCTGCCTTGGTTTCGCGCTTGCTGTAGGGGTTCTTGTCGGTGCCCTTGGCGTTATGCTCGCTGTGGCGGGGTTCGTTGCGGCCCGGTTTCTGGCCGCCTTGCTTGCTGTAATCCATTACTCTCGCTCACATATTGACTGGCTGAACGCGACGCACGATCAGGCTTCGCGGACCGTATCGATCATCAGCTGCACATTGTCCGGGTCGGCGTCCGGGGTGATCCCGTGCCCAAGGTTGAAGATATGCGGCCCGCCGCGCAGGGCGTTGACGATGCGGCGGGTGTCATCGATCAGATCCTGACCACCGGTCACCATGTGACGCGAGGCAAGGTTGCCCTGCACGCAACCATCGACCTGCACATATTCAGCGACCCATTCCGGGGTCACCGAATTATCCACCGCTACGCAATCGACACCTGTTGCCTTGGCAAAACCGATATACTTGTCGCCCGCCTCACGCGGGAAACCGATGACGGGAATACCGGGATGACGCTCTTTCAGCGCTGCGGTGATCTGGCGGCAGGGTTCCAGCGCGTACTTCTGGAAATCCTCGCCTTTCAGCGATCCGGCCCAGCTGTCGAAGATCTTCACCACTTCGGCGCCCGCCTCGATTTGTTTCGACAGGTAATCGATGGTGGCCTCGGTGATGCGGGTCAGAAGCGCCTCGAACAGCGGACGGTTTTCTGCCTTCAACGCATGGGCAGGCCCCTGATCCGGGGTGCCGCGTCCGGCGATCATATAGGTCGCCACGGTCCAGGGCGCCCCGGCAAACCCAATCAGAGCCGTCTCGCTGGGCAATTCCTGTTTCAAAATGCGCAAGGTGTCGTAGATCGGGTTCAGCGTCTCGTGGATGTCGCTGACCGGGCCAAGCTTGGCAAAATCCGCATCGGTGGTGATGGTCGACAGGCGCGGCCCTTCGCCGGTGACGAACCACAAATCCGCGCCCAGCGCCTGCGGCACCAGCAGGATATCGGCAAACAGGATCGCCGCATCAAACCCGTAGCGGCGGATCGGTTGCAGGGTGACCTCGGCTGCCAGTTCGGAATTGTAGCACAGCGACAGGAAATCCCCGGCCTGGGCCCGCGTCGCGCGGTATTCCGGCAGATAGCGGCCCGCCTGACGCATCATCCAGATCGGCGGCACATGCTGTTTTTCGCCTGCCAATGCGCGCAGCAGTTTCTTCTGTTCGGCCATGGGATCCCTCGCTTCTCTCTTGGGTACTGAGGTCTAGGCTGAGCGGCAAATTGTCAAGGGTGGTGAGGCCGATGCTTGTCACGGCATAATGTCGCGAATAAAGGTTCTGACATGACACAGAACCTGCCCTCCCCCGCTTCGCCCCTGAAGATCGGCACCCGTGGCTCGCCGCTGGCCCTGGCTCAAGCCCATGAGACGCGCGACCGTCTGGCCGCCGCGTTCGAGCTGCCGCAGGAGGCCTTCGAGATCGTCGTCATCAAAACCACCGGTGACAATCAGGCGCTGATCGCAGCAGACCGCCCGCTGAAGGAGATCGGCAACAAGGGCCTGTTCACCAAGGAAATCGAAGAAGCGATGCTGACCGGCGCCATCGACATCGCGGTGCATTCGATGAAGGACATGCCAGTGGCGCAACCTGTGGGTCTGGTGCTGGATTGCTACCTGCCGCGCGAAGACGTGCGCGATGCTTTCATCTCCCCGAGCCTGTCCTCGATCACCGAACTGGCGCCGGGCTCTGTCGTGGGCACCTCCTCGCTGCGCCGCCGCGCGCAATTGCTGAACCGCCGTCCCGATCTGAAAGTGGTGGAGTTCCGCGGCAACGTGCAGACCCGCCTGAAGAAACTAGACGACGGCGTGGCCGAATGCACCTTCCTGGCGATGGCCGGGTTGAACCGTCTGGCGATGGAGAACGTGCCCGCAACCGGCATCGACACGGACGACATGCTGCCCGCCGTGGCGCAGGGCGCCATTGGCATCGAACGGCGCGCAGACGACAGCCGCGCCGGTGATATGCTGGCGGCCATCCACGATGGGGTCACCGCACAGCGTCTGGCCGCCGAACGCGCCTTTCTGGCCGCGCTGGACGGGTCTTGCGAAACGCCCATCGCGGGCCTTGCGGAGCTTGATGGCACCACCCTGCGCCTGCGCGGCGAAGTGCTGCGTCCCGATGGCTCCGAAGCCCTTCAGGATGCG
This genomic stretch from Phaeobacter gallaeciensis harbors:
- a CDS encoding SDR family NAD(P)-dependent oxidoreductase, coding for MSKLAGKTAYVTGAGRGIGRSIALKLAEDGANVVLNDLDAEPANAVVAEIEAMGRKALAIPGSVTAAGFADDFIQAGIDKFGSIDIIVNNAGYTWDSFIGKMSDEQFDAMIDVHLKAPFQILRAASPFITQAAAAEAAEGREVFRKVVNISSISGTGGNPGQANYSAAKSGVIGLTKTMAKEWGRFKVNVNAVAFGMISTRLTEATDEKKSIEVEGNKIGIGIPKKLVQGMEMMIPVGRAGTPEEAAGGVYLFCIPESNYVSGQTLIVGGGLSGT
- a CDS encoding CaiB/BaiF CoA transferase family protein; translated protein: MLEGTRIIEVEGLGPGPFAAMTLADMGADVICIHRKGGGVTPGMPERSVLDRGKRSIELDLKAPEDIKTFMALVESADGLIEGFRPGVMEKLGIGPEACHAVNPALVFGRMTGWGQDSTLSHAAGHDLNYISLSGALWYGSNPGDSPLTPATLVGDIGGGAMYLVAGMLAGILRACTSGEGCVVDAAIYDGSAHMMNLLMSIRQAGNFGDARGQNLLDGPHWSRTYACADGGFMSVQCLEPKFYVQFLSLLDLAEDADFQRQFDKSLWPALTGRLAGIFASQPRDHWAGIFEGTDACVAPVLSPGEALTHPMNTRGTWVEAHGALQAAPAPRFSDAADWTPPASPARGQHADEILAELGRKKD
- a CDS encoding MaoC family dehydratase, coding for MTMPTYAEINVGDQLPPLTTKEITRTTLALFAGASGDHNPIHIDIDFAKRAGMPDVFAHGMLNMAYLGRLLTGWVPQSALREFTTRFVAITQVHAVITCTGKVVEKRDGNLVALEIEAADQNGEVKLSGTALIELP
- the hemE gene encoding uroporphyrinogen decarboxylase, whose amino-acid sequence is MAEQKKLLRALAGEKQHVPPIWMMRQAGRYLPEYRATRAQAGDFLSLCYNSELAAEVTLQPIRRYGFDAAILFADILLVPQALGADLWFVTGEGPRLSTITTDADFAKLGPVSDIHETLNPIYDTLRILKQELPSETALIGFAGAPWTVATYMIAGRGTPDQGPAHALKAENRPLFEALLTRITEATIDYLSKQIEAGAEVVKIFDSWAGSLKGEDFQKYALEPCRQITAALKERHPGIPVIGFPREAGDKYIGFAKATGVDCVAVDNSVTPEWVAEYVQVDGCVQGNLASRHMVTGGQDLIDDTRRIVNALRGGPHIFNLGHGITPDADPDNVQLMIDTVREA
- the hemC gene encoding hydroxymethylbilane synthase, which produces MTQNLPSPASPLKIGTRGSPLALAQAHETRDRLAAAFELPQEAFEIVVIKTTGDNQALIAADRPLKEIGNKGLFTKEIEEAMLTGAIDIAVHSMKDMPVAQPVGLVLDCYLPREDVRDAFISPSLSSITELAPGSVVGTSSLRRRAQLLNRRPDLKVVEFRGNVQTRLKKLDDGVAECTFLAMAGLNRLAMENVPATGIDTDDMLPAVAQGAIGIERRADDSRAGDMLAAIHDGVTAQRLAAERAFLAALDGSCETPIAGLAELDGTTLRLRGEVLRPDGSEALQDAQTCAIEDGPELGREMAAKLLEQAGEGFFDWRG
- a CDS encoding acyl-CoA dehydrogenase family protein, which codes for MTAHSSPWMTDELAMLQDSCRSFFTAEMTPHEERWQKQGHIDREFWNKAGEFGLLCASVPEEYGGMGGDFRHEAVITTEQFRAAGFSGFGNSVHSQICAGYILDYGTEDQKQRWLPKMASGEMVCAIAMTEPGTGSDLQNIKTNALRDGNDYVLNGSKTFITNGQQADLIIVVCKTDTTQGAKGISLLVVETEGAEGFARGRNLEKLGLKSQDTSELFFDEVRVPPENLLGGIEGQGFYQLMKALPQERLVIALGAAAVIEKALEDTIAYTSERRAFGQALIEMQNTRFKLAEAKTIAHIARVFLDDCVAKHLRGELDAATASMAKWWVTQMQCDVVDECLQLHGGYGYMLEYPIANMYADARVQKIYGGSNEIMKELIARTLTE